The Athene noctua chromosome 16, bAthNoc1.hap1.1, whole genome shotgun sequence genomic interval CCTGCCAATTTGGCTACTTCTGGAATATGTTCCCCTCAAGTATCAGCATGTCACAAGTATCACAGCACTTGCCAGAGATGGAGGGTTCCTATCATCTCTTCTGCCTGTATACCTTACAGCAGTGCCCCATCAGCACTGATAAACCTCCAGCCAGTGCCACTGGGCTGCCAGCACTAAGCACAACTCGTGGCTAAAAGGCAGACCCCAGCTGGAAGGGCTCTGCTAATTGTGGGGAAAAGGACTCCACAGGAGTCGAgggtatttaaaacaaaacagcaacaaaaaacccttttaaaatgtgatttgaccctagaggtgttttttttttttaaatacaggtttTCTCACTGGCTAAGTGAGAAATATGTACCATTAAAGTTCAGCTGAAATTCTCAGAATTTTATCTGCTCCATACGCAACCCAAGTATTGCAACAGCAGGAACCCGAGAGCGCAACTGGCTTGTCATTACAGgagctgagaaaaacagaaacgGCAAATAGTACTTCAGAAATGACAAGCAAATAGGATTATTATTCTTTCAGCCTTAATCATGTAAAGTGCCAGCGGTACCATAGGTAAGGAAATTTCCCTTAGGTATGATTTATGTTGACAGTCTCTCCTACGAAATGTCTTCCCTAATTTATTTCAACTCTTCCCTCTAACGAGACGTGGTGGCTGGCGTACCTGCCGCAGCCCCGTGTCCTGCCAGCTTCATCCCGTATTTCACGCGGTGCCACCGGGGACAGCTTTATTTCTAGTGAGCGAATAAACGCAGCTCAGCTGCGAGCCTGGGTAGCTCTAATTTGCACAATCTACTCTGTTCATTGCCTCAAACTAAAATCCTGCTTAGGCAGCCCGCACCTAAAGAGCTGGAGTTACTTCAGCTGCTCGGGAAATGGATGAGTCGGAGTGAAAGTCCTCGCGGTCGTCAGGGTGCTCGGGGGCTCTCGGAGCTCTTTGAACGCCGCTGTGCTCGGAAGCTGTTCCCGGGAGACACCCACATTCCGCCACTGAAAAGGGGTTAATGCTCGTTCTGTGAATTCTCCTCGGCATTTACGGCTTCGGCTAGACTTTGGTTTTCACTTGTATGTCTTTCTGGAAgctaaagggatttttttttttttttcgttagTACCATCGAGAACAGGAATAGAAACTTTGCAATAAGCTCAGAATGTTCTTTGGCTCGGCGCATGGGAAAGAGATTTAGGGTTGGATTTCCTATTGCTTCACACTTACTCCTGCCTGCTAGCAGGGTAATGATTTTGTGGAGAGGCCTTTCTCTTAGACGAACCGTTGGCAAAACTGCCTGTTTCTCCCTAATTTACTGTCATCGGATCTCCTCAGCTGGCTTCTGGAGGTATTATGGATGCTTCACCTTCCTGCACTGCCAGTAGCCAGGAAGAGCGTGAACTCAAGTGTCATCTTCTCAAAGACATATTTCACACTGTGGacagggagagcaggcagggaaaaGATGTTTATTACCTTCTAGGGGGTTTTATTAAAATGTCTGGAATGGATGCTCTGGTTCCGTGTCTTTCCTGGCAACTGATCATGGTATTCTAACCCTTACAGCGGTTAAATGATGAATTTCCAGAAACAGAGCAAAGTAAGCAAGCACACTGCCACTCCAGAGCGGGAATGCCAAGCAGCACAGGGCTGCAAAGGGAACGGAGTCCGTGTCAGAGCTGGGACTTGCACCCGAGCTCTCCCTGAGAGGCCTTTCTGCATTGTGCCTGGGGCTCTGTCCCCAGCAGCTCATCCTGTGGCGTTTTGTGACCGACTTTACGCCTGTGCTAACCTCAGGTACTAATGGTAGGAAGATGTCCACTGCTTTCAGCTGTCCAGCTTTGCTTCTGATTGTCTGGGAGTTTATTCCTGTGCGCAGGCAGATAACTGTCATCGCTCGGGTACTCCAGGACGTGTGTTTGATGTTGTAGGCTGACGGGGAAGGAGGCACGTTGGAGGCTCTGAGCTGATACGGAGTGACGGGCCCGTCGGCGGAGGGGACACCCGGGCACTCTGGTGAGCGAGAACGTCGGGGAGAACACACTTGTGGGTGCGTCCTCATCCAGGCTGGCAGGGTGCCCTGCTCGCCTCCCCGAGCCACCTGCACGTCAGCAAGGGGAGAGCACACGCCTTTCACTCCAGAACAAGAGAGCAAGATCGGGCCTGTGAGCTCGTACGGGATGAAGAGAATAAAAGGAGCAAATGCTTTCCAGAAGCGGATGGAAGCCACCAGGCTTGGTCTGGTCAATGCAGTGGGAGCAGTTTTGTTCGTAGTCCCCCTTTCCAAGCGTTAAGTCACAGCAGAGTTCTTCATAGGCCAGTTTTGCTGCAAGACCAGCTCTGCAGTCGCTGTGGTGACCGTTTGCTGGGCACTTCCCTGAAGCTGGTTGTGTACGTTACTGTTGGGAAGTAGCTCTCGGATTCTGAAGTCGTAGTTCCCCGAGGCCGACGTGTATCGTaactttattttgcagtttgcagCTCGGTGTGCCTGCAGCTGTCTCTGGCTGTAGTTTCTAACAAAATGCAAGTGCAGTTTCACCTGAAAGTGGGAATTACCTTCTCTCtacaggaaggaggaggaaggggatgtgTAACTCCTCTGTGAACATCTTCAGTGCAGGCTGCTACAACGAGAGGAATAAACTGAAGCAGCTTTTCGGGAACCTTTCTGCACAGCAGCAAGTGTAATGCTGATCCCAGGCTTGGGATGGGAGAGGTCACCATGGATGAAGTTCACTCTCTCTTCCTCATAGCGGGCAGCAGCTGTTCCCACTTCTCTCTGGACACTGGTGACCAGCACAAGACGCTGGCCTTCCTTCTTCAGAAGGTTGCCCAGCCTGGAAGCTGCAGTGATGAGATAATTGTGTGATGGTGACAGGGGGCACAGGGGGTGGTAGCTTCTGGGctgtccctctgccctgccagcgCTCCGTTCTGTACTATGTAAGAAAACAAAGGggcaaaacaaagcttttagGGAAGGGCAGGCACCTGATCCTCCTCCTGCTACTACTATGGAAACGTGTCAGAGCAGAAAACCTGTTGCCATGATACTGTAAAAATAACCTCACCATCACGGTACGGAGCCGGCGAGTGGCTGTACTGCAGGGGTTGTGTAAGAGCTCTGGCGGGGGGGTTGGCACCGATGCTGCCGCTCGCTTCCAGGGGAGATGCAGTTTTCTGGAAAAACTGCAGGCAAGACAGTTCAGGTAGTAAGTCCATGTTATTTGTGTAGCTGAAACTTAAGCCTGAAGTGGACAGCCTCGCTTCTTGCAGTTGTACGTTTAGGGTACGTGGGGTTAgctacagaattttaaaacttaGATCAAGCAATGGTGGTTGTGGTTTCTTTAAATCTAAAAAGCCATCTCAGTTTTAAGGAGTCTGAAACAGGGCGTTTTTGGAACTCTGCATAGTTTGAAGTGTGTGTGGAACCAGATGGGGCAGTGCTGGGCTGCTCGGAGGAGGCACCTTGGCCCTGTTAGGCCGGGAGGTGGTCAGGGGGCCAGGAAAACGCAGGTGCTGGGTTTAACGATCTGCTGGGCTGTGCAGAAGGGAAGAGAGCGAGGGATCGGGCCCAGCTCTGCGTCAGGCCTGCGAGGTTTGACAGGACGGGTGAGCTACCCCGAGAGCCACAGAAACGAGGACAACCACcacctttaaaattttaaaattcaatccAGAAATCTCTCTGCAGAAGTTCAAAAAAGAAAGGGCTTGGCAGGACCCGCTTTCctgtacacaggaaaaaaacattattaattacaattaattttaaaaaattttaaggtCTTAACCAAGTTGTGCTGGGGTAACAAGTTCAGACTAAAGGAGGTGGTGTGAAAGACAGTACACTTTAAAACCTTTGAGGGAACTACTACTGGTTAAATCAATTGTCCTTTTACTACAAGAGAGGCTCGGTGACTATTCCTGCTCAGCCCTCTTCAGGCTGCTTTTTTAAATATACGTGTATTTCAGCCCTTCATCTTGTTTTGAAAGCCCCATTCCTGTGGTCTCTTGCCTTCCAACTTAACAGCAGAACATCTTTTCCCAGCGAGACTAAAAGGATGctgcctcctcctgtccctccctACACATCTCTAAAGAGATTCCTGACGTGCCTCAGATGTAGAGCTTGGCTTTGTTTTAATACCACGGGCGCTCACAACTGCTCTTCTGTGCTTCGGGCACGCCGTGGATTCCCAACGCCTCCTACTCCTGTTCTCGACGTGACAATGAACCAGCTCTGAAGCCAAACTCCAGAAGCACTCGTGTAAAAACCCAACAAGGAACGTCCACACGGAGTTAGGAATGCCttgctgctttgattttaatAATCCCACTTCCACCCCAGCCATGTCCCAGCCCTCTGGGCTGCAGCAAGGAGCAGGGAAGGGTTCGTGATCCAAGGAAATGGCAGCGGCGTAGCTGAGGAGCCAAATGCTTCCCAGGGACCTCGGCCAGGGCGGCTCCGGGCAGGCCAATGTCCTCCCACAACCCCCGAAGGCCGCAGTTATTGCAGCACGAGCTCCACGGGTGACAGCCCGAACGCGTGCCGTGACAATGGCACGGCCACCTCAGCCCTCCAGGATGCGGTTGATGAGCTTCATTTCCTCCGAGGTCATGGGGTTCAGGTTAAATCCTTTCAGCTCAGCTTTACCTGCGATAATATAAgtaaaaaaatcaggattttgcTACAAAATAAGTGAAGCAGTCCACGTTAAACTCtagaggggctgtggggagggcagggaagcTGACGTGGGGTCACCCCGGTGCGATGTGGGAGCCTGTTCAGCGTGTTGGTGGGTGACAGCTCCGCACCAGGAGCCGTGTGATTCCCTGGAGCAGGGAAGGAATTGCCAAGTCTGTGGGAAGGCGGCTGCAGGAACACGCAGAGCTCAGGAGTTTCTGGACCCTCCCGACACGCGACGTCTGCTCCCAGAGATCAGGACGGTTCCAGAACAGGAGACTTTACCTTGAGCTTCGAAGAGGCGGTTGACCTTCACGCGCAGCTCCTTCCGGAGGTTGTTTATCTCCTCATCCAGATGTTCCTGGTCTGAGACAAGCAGGACAGGAGTGAGGAGGACTGTGGGCCCTGGGGCACAGGCAGAACCCGCCGCAGGATGCTCAGGGATGGGGAAACccagccccaggctctgccccggggTCCCACCCTGCCCACGGGGCTGAGCCCCGCACTGCTCCGTGCCTGAACGCGCCTCCCGGGGCCCTGCGACCGCTCTCGGGAGGTTTGGGGCGTTTGGAAGCCCAGGTGTTGTCCCTCGAGGGGGGTCGTTACCTGGTGTGTGACACACCAACACCCACCCCGAGGGATTTATTTATCCCACACCCGCACAGAGCGGGGTGCTGGTGGTAACCCcacccagccagcacccccaaaaAGAACTTCAGTGTATTTATACACCTCAGAGCACACAAACACGCATTTACTGCAGTGCCCGGGGGTTGGTTTCGCGCTTCATCCCTCGCTGGTTAACAAATCAGCTCGACTTAATTACAGCGTCTTTTAATTCTTCTGCGCAAACTCaaggccggggcggggagggcacGTTTTCTTGGCCTTAAAAACGGGTCGGTGGTCGCAGCCTCCCCTCCACACCGCCTCCAGCTTTTCCCCAGTTCCTGCCGGTTTTCTTCTGGGGCAGCCTCCATCTCGGCACCTCTCGGGGCAGGATGATCCCCTCGGATCCGTCGTTTTAGCAGATTTGTTTAGACAAAGTTGGAATAACTCCCTCCCTGGTTCCTTCCTTTGATCACACCGCTCTTAGATCAGCGACTGACCCTGTTCTTGTTCTATTTACAAGTTTAGAACAAGCGGAGCAGCAAACGCCCAGCGCAGGGCCCTGGGCTTACCCTGCCGCAGCATCTCCCTGGTCCGCGCGTGCGGGAGCTCGATGAACATGTCCCCGAAGCAGACCATGGCCTTGCCTGGCGGGGACGGGAGACAAAGGAAAAGGATTTTACCGAGAAGCTTCTCTCCCCGGACCCGCGCCGCGGGGCTCCGGGGCACCGGCCCGGGGCTGAGGCGGCCCCGCTGAGCTCAGGCCTCACCGTCAGGGTCCGGCTCCTTCTGCAGCGCCCGCAGGGCCTCGCGGTTCCGGTTCCGCTTCACGTCCAGGTCCACGATCTGCAgcggaggagagagagagaggcagcgGGGGGCTACCGGGGAGAGGGCGGGGTGGCGCTACCGGAGGCGGagggggggccgcgggccgggccgcacCTGCTGCCGCGCCGCCAGCACGTCCTCGGCCAGCTCCTCCACCTCGGCCAGGTAGCGCAGCACGAAGGCCGGGTCCCGCGCCATGGCGGCTccgctgcgggccgggccggcggggatCCGCTCCGGCGGGGCTCCGCTCCGGGTCCCTCCGCCATCGGGGCCGGGTCGCCACCGCGCCCGCGCGGGCGGGttccgcggcggggagcggccgcgccgcagcgccccctggcggccgccccacgcggggggggtcgggggccgcgctcccccccccgcgcTGCGACGCGGCTTTAGCGGGGCTGGTCACCGCGGGCCGCCTGtcggaataaataaataaataaataaaaaactacaacaaaccccaaaacaccccgCACGCGCGGGCGGTCCCGCAGGCGGCGGGGGAGGCGCCCGCCcgcagcggcggcagcgcggggagcGGGGACCCCGGCACCGGCTCCgtgccacccccagctcagccctcgGGGCTGgcagccacccccccacccctccccgccGTCCCCACGCGTGTGAATTATTTATGCCTCGTCACGGCCCTCCCCGCAGCCCGCGCCCGGTGCCGGAGGCGGGCAGGGGGCTCTCCGGGGCGTCGTGTGGCCTTTCGCCCCCCGCGGGGGTGAGTCGCGGGAGGAATTGATGCCTCAGACACTCGTGGACACGGAAAGGCTCGGGGACGAGCCGTGGCCTGTGCGTCTGCTCTGGGGGGGACGCGGCCACCCCGGAGCCTCGAAGCGGGCTGAGCGAAACCCTCATGGAGCGCAGGGACCGCTGATTCCCGGCTCCGCGGTGGGAGGCCGAAGAGGTGCCGAGGCCTGCGCGGAGGGGACATCCTGCCCCCGAAACCGGCTCAAGAAGCAGGAAATCGGCAAAAACCTGCGGGCACCGGCGGGGAGCAAAGGCACCGGGGGGAGACGGCGACCACCGACACGACTGGCGGGGGCTGCTGCACCCCACTCCTCCTCACCGCCTGTGCAGAACCCCCCCAACACCTTCTCCTCGTCTCTCAGGGAAACGAGTCTGTGGAGCACCGGCCTCTCCCCGTCTGCCCTGCAAATCAGCCggtaaaatgaatttaaaaagtgacagaaaactttgctgtttCCACAGATCACcggacctgagacaacgctggatcctTGGGTGGTGACCGGATTTCATTgactctctctcctttctttcttccttcctttctttcttatagatttataagaaaCCACATTGCTTATGATGACCCTTTTCCAACTTTAAGTTGtttctaccgcaagtaaaacCATTTCAACCAGTCGTTTGGTGTCGTTTCACgttaatttaacccgaggggatcacagaaccttcACGACTTCCCAGGCTCCTGGTCCGGGCTGTGACAGCAACAGGGAGCGTGGGGCCAGGAGTCCACCTTGGTGCAGCTGGGTGGCTCCTCCGGAGCCCGGCAGGACCTGCTGGCCCCGGGGACGGGAGCTGGCCACGGCCCCGGCAGCTCCGCTcgcccccagccagccccggtgccccccggggTCACCCAGAGCAGCCACAAGGCTCTGCCAGGGCATCGCGTTGCTCTTCTGCTCCGCATGACTCTGCCTACGGGAAGGGGGAACTGCCACCCCTCAAAATGGCTTTTATCCCCTTTTTTTCCACCCTGTCCAGGCCGTGACCAAGAGGAGGTGGAGAAATGGGGACCCAGCGCTGATGGCACGGACTGGCAGAACCTCGCCGCGGGAGGAgggggcccggggagcccgcccGGTGCTGGCAGGTAACAGGGGACAATGTGGGGTGTTGTGTCCCGTGTCGGGGCTCAGGGCAGAGCCCCGCGGCAGCGCTGCTCCTCCCCGGTGAGACTTCCCGGGCTTCTGCGCCCTCGGAATGCCCGGGAAGCTCTGcctgagccccagccctgccgcaCCTCGGCGCTGCCCGGGACGGGCGTGGAGGGAGCGAGGCGGCGGCTGGCCGGTGGTCACCACGCCTCCGTGGGCAAGTAATCCCTTAAAGGAGATTACCCAGCCTGGGAGATTACGGGCCCTAATCCCGTAAAGCCATTTGTTACACTTAACGGGGCAGATCCCCTCCGTCTGCGGCAGCGGGTGCTGAACGGAGGCGGCTTCCAGGGGAGTGGCGGAGGCGAGCACGCCTGGCCGGGCTGGGAGTGATTCACACTCAGGTTGGATTTTTTCCTGACATCAACCAAAAGAGGCAGCGGGATTGGGGCTGGGTGCCAACACTGGAAAATGCTCTTTTTTCAGTGGGGGCGGCTGGCTGGAGATCTACAGAGTGGATCAGGGACCAGCTGCTTCCCACCCAGCGTCTGCGGGTTGGCTCCCACGGAGTCCCGGCAGGACGCGGGCGCCGGGGGCggctgcagggcacagggtgGGTGTGGGATGCAggggggggacgtggggctgCGTTTCTCCTGCAGCCTCACACGGCAGCAGCCACTCagcagagggactggcctcaGGTTTCTGCCGGGCACAGAGGCAGCATCTGCTCCTTGTTGCTTTGATGGGATCAGAAGAGAAGAGCGCCCGGCTCTCGTGCTGTGCGCTGGAGCTACACTTACATCCCTGGGGGGAGACGTTTTTCAGAGCATTGGAAAAAAGCTCTGTGGGCAGTGAAAGCCCCGTCTGTCTGTCCTGCTGCACACGCTGGATACGGCCCCTCGAGGCTGAGGGTTGGCTGCAGAGCGCGGAGCTGAGGGCGGTGCTGGCCTGGCTGGGCAGCGACCGTCCCCTTCCGCAGGCTGGAAACCCTCTCCCACCACCTCCAGCCGCCCAGCGAGGCGAGgagggatgggacagggatggggatggggacaggctgcCGGtgtcctggcagggaggagggaattgCAGAGCCACGGGCACCGGGAAACCACTCGCAGGGCAGCGAGCGGCCGGCTCTGCGCTCTGCGGGCCCCTCCCCAGCCAAGCTCCGAGCCAGACACGAATCATCCCAGATGTCTCCTCCTGGAGCTGGTGCCTTTTGCTGGCCCCAGCCCGGGGACCAGAGCTCCGTCTGGACCAGCTGGATGTTTATGTGCCCCCTGGGAACTGGGCAGAGGGACCGGGTGCCTGCCCGCTGCCGGGGGCTGTGTTGCTTTGCTGTGTATTTTACTGTGGAAAGAGCAGGGTTTGGTTTCAGcatattcctttttcttccctgcagCACTTTTATGTATGCAGCTAGAAACCCTCCCTGCCTGCTGACAGCTGCACGGGAAGACTTCGGGGatgtttatggttttttttttctctcattttttcccGTGGCGACTGGGGCCTGTTGTTAAGATAAATCAGACTTTAAACAACCGTCCCTGCGTTCTCAGGCTGTGGATGTTTAACTCCACTTTCGGAGGGGGCGTTTCGTGATCTGTGAAGGAAGGTGGGTCCGTCTCTCCCTGGTCTCCGggtcccctctccctgctgctgtgccCACCACTGGCTCTGCTCCATTGCCCAGGGACAGAGCCCAaacggggctgggggtggccagGCATTGGGGGGGGCTCAGGCCAGCGGAGCTCATCCTCCAAAGGGGCCCTGGCCCTGCCCAGAAGCTCCTTTCTTCAGGCTCTGGGATGCTGGGAGCATCCTCTCCCCCAGACAGGCGTTTGCTGAGGGGATCTGTCAGGAGCAGCTCAAGGTTTGGTCTTTAAGTTGCGTTACCCATGCTAATAGGTGCAGCGCCGGGAGAGCCCGGCCACGGGCCTGACTCTGCTCCCTCTGACGCCTCCCCCGCCGCCTGCTCCCCCGGTTTTGTGCACCAGGAGCCCAGACGCACCCCGGGTTTGTGCCGATCCCCCTTGCTGCTCCGCAAGCAGAGTGTGGGAGTTGGCCGCCTTTCCCGGGGTGAAGCCCACTCGCCCTCGCTGCCACCTGCTCGCCGTGGGCCAGGCCCCAGACACGCGGGGCTGAGCCTCGGCGGTGGGAACGCAGCGAGGCAGAGTCCGTCCCTCTGGGCTGGGGGCCCTCTCGAGGCCGGATCCCCCCCCCCGGAGACACGCTGCGAGGGAGCGAAGAGCCTTTCCCCCCCGCGGTGCTGGGGATGCCGGCGCTGGTGCTGCTCCTCCGCGTCGGGGGTCCCACGGGGGTCGCAGCCCACTGCGATGGGGAACGAACGGCGGAGAGATGGTGGGGCAGGGCCTGGGAACATCCGCTTCCCGCAGCCCGGTGCCCCAGGTCCGCCCGGAGACCCCGGCACTTCACCTGCTTGTGCGGCTCCTGCGGGACTGCTCAAGTCTGGGACTCCCCCTCCAAAGCAGGGCTTAGGTCCAGCCCAGCTTAGGTCCAACCCTCAGGTGACCCGGGCAGGAGCCTGGTGGCCGgtggccctgccccagccctgggcagggggaaggcacccacagcacctccacccgcccggccccgggggggctcgCACCGGCCCGGCCGCTCCGGGGCTGGACCCACGGGCAGGGTTGAGCctcgggccggggggggccccggcgcAGGGAGCTCCGGTCCTTGGCgagctgggggcggggggggcggtcgGACAGCGCGGCCGCTGCCCTGGGGGGGACCCGCCGGGACCGGGCGGTGGCTCGGAGGGGACGGGGCCGGGACAGGGGGGCGGGTCGGGGCCAACCAGGGAGGGGCCGGTTGCTCTtcccggcgcggggcggcgcccccccggcaccgggggaccccgcggcggcggctgggggGCGGCTGCCGTTTCCCGGGGGGGggactggggcggggggggtgtcgtctcgtcggggccgggcggccgcggggcgaggccggcgggggcgggcgctgccggggcgggctccgccgccgccgtccTCCCTCCGGAAGTCTCTCCCgctccctcctttctcctcctctcccccgaCAACATGGCCGCGAAGTcggacggcggcggcggcccggccgtcCGGCTGGAAAGCccggagggcggcggcgggaggcgggggggcggcgcggcccccccggcgcGGCGGTACCGGCTGCGGGACGGTTGCTGGGTGCTCTGCGCCCTCCTGGTCTGCTTCGCGGACGGCGCCTCGGACCTGTGGCTGGCGGCCCACTACTACGTGCGGGGGCAGCCGTGGTGGTTCGGGCTGACGCTGCTCTTCGTGCTCGGGCCCTCGCTCGTGGTGCAGCTGCTCAGCTTCAGGTGGTTCGTGTACGACTTCGCCGCCAGCACCAAGGACAGCGCCGGCAGCACCAAGGACAGAGCCCGCGGCCCCCGCGGCTGCTGCCGCCTCTGCgtctggctgctgcagggcctgatccacctcctgcagctggggcaggtctGGAGGTACGGGGGGACCGCGGGATGGGGGCACAGGGGGTCAGGatggggctgctgcagggcctgatccacctcctgcagctggggcaggtctGGAGGTACGGGGGGACCGCGGGATGGGGGCACAGGGGGTCAGGatggggctgctgcagggcctgatccacctcctgcagctggggcaggtctGGAGGTACGGGGGGACTGCGGGATGGGGGCACAGGGGGTCAGGatggggctgctgcagggcctgatccacctcctgcagctggggcaggtctGGAGGTACAGGGGGACCGCGGGATGGGGGCACAGGGGGTCAGGatggggctgctgcagggcctgatccacctcctgcagctggggcaggtctGGAGGTACAGGGGGTGTGGGGGTACAGGGGGTCCTGGAGCcatggtggggctgggggcagcccctgggtgcagcagggacCTGGGTCGGGGTAACAGGGTGCAGCAGGGAGGACACAGCGTGTGGGGGTACAGGGGTGGGGTGACAGGGTGCAGCGGGGGCCCACGAGGCCAATGAAGGGGACATGGGGATGAACCcctctgcagccacagcagggtgggcagggcgggggcagcccccagcagggccCAGCTGTGGGTGCGagtgggtgcaggcaggagctgtgggtgcaggcaggagctgtgggtgcgggcaggagcaccccacagcccagctgggtggcacagccctgctgtccccatggcCGGCGGTGCTGGGCCTGCCTGGAGCCCTGCCCGGCCACGGCACCTTCATCCTGGGCGTGTGAAGTGCTTCTGCCAGGCCCAAAACCTGGGGCTCGggtccccctgctcctgctcggAGCTCTCTGTAGTCGAGGGGGTCCCGCTGCTcacccccagcctgcccaggctcCGCTGCCTGCCCCGGGCGtgtggcagctcccagccctctgcCCGCAGTTCTGCAGACCCTCCAGGAGCCCAAGCTGgcggtttgttggtttgttggttttttggtttgttggtttgttggcaCCTTTTGCCCTGGAGCCGGCCCTGCTCCCTCCAGCTCCGCTGAGCTCCATCCTCGGGGCGCTGGGGAAGAGCCTGGCCCTGGCACCGAGCTGCTTCCCGGGAAGGCTGGTGCCGGGAGGGGAGTGAGACAATGGCAAATTCCGGGAACAATGCATGGAGCAGGCAGCGCTCCCGGCTCGGGTTTCTGCGCTGTTTCCCCTCCTCAGCTACTGTAGGCCAGAGGCTCCTCCACTCCCTCTTTGCCTTTCCTGGGATGCCCCTGGGATGTCTGACTTCCTTCCACAGCGCAgcggctccctccctccccacacagcCACCGCCtgcccctccccatcccacccagcCCCGTGGCAGCTCTCGGGGTGCTCTGGCAGCAGGATGGGTGCAAATCCGGAGGAGCTGGCGAGGGAGAGGATGGGAGCTCCCTGCTGAGCCTGCCTGCAGCCGGCCTTGGCCCTGGCACCCTGCGAGCAATTACCTGATCCCGGCCTGAGCTgggccgggctgcgggcgggggctTTGCCCCCGGCTGGTGTCAGCCACGCTCTCCTGATCTGCTGCACCACGGAGGCTCTGAAGCCAATTAAAGCGATAACTCTCAGCACTGACCCTCCAGGACATGTCGGTCTCAAGCTACAGCTGAGGCTCTTTCTAATCGCGGGATTTGGGATTAGCTCGGCTGACCAGTTAAATGCAGTTTGCTAAACCCATTAGTGAGGCTGGATCCGGTGCAGGTGGATGTGGCAGTTAAAGAAGGGTCGAGTAAACGCTGCATGGGAAGGGAAGGCTGTTCTCCAGCCAGGGCACTGTGGCCTTTGCCTTCCCCGATTtacctgcctcctccctgccccgcgGGTCTCACCCCTACCCAACCCCTCGCTGcgcagccccgagcccagctgggACACCGACCCCCGGATCGCCAAAACgcagctgcctcccagctgcgAAGGCAGCTCAGAGCGTTAACTCTGAGATTCTCCCAAATTAAAGCCGCCACGAGAAGCTGCTGAAGTTCGTTGTCATCAGGGCACTCAGGACGCACGTGCAGATCCTCCGCCACGGATCCCTCTCGCTCCGGAGACGGTGCCGGTTGCGTGACCACGTGCTCGTGTGAGCAGCAGCGGCTCAGGCCCG includes:
- the PDRG1 gene encoding p53 and DNA damage-regulated protein 1, with amino-acid sequence MARDPAFVLRYLAEVEELAEDVLAARQQIVDLDVKRNRNREALRALQKEPDPDGKAMVCFGDMFIELPHARTREMLRQDQEHLDEEINNLRKELRVKVNRLFEAQGKAELKGFNLNPMTSEEMKLINRILEG